In a genomic window of Vicia villosa cultivar HV-30 ecotype Madison, WI unplaced genomic scaffold, Vvil1.0 ctg.000747F_1_1, whole genome shotgun sequence:
- the LOC131630922 gene encoding ubiquitin carboxyl-terminal hydrolase 18-like codes for MLVIGGVSWDLNWFLQFIITALVIAVGLHTLVKNTASKYFEVDANFEGDHHHSSSSSSASMPSAVNSVEPVCAVCSSHATKRCSLCKTVRYCSTVCQQLHWKSGHRADCKSSKSVKSAQNGATNGGFKASGAGGKGSNLIALVPGGVGKSSRQIKLPKDVLFPYDEFVKLFNWDKPGFHPCGLLNCGNSCFANVVLQCLSFTRPLVAHLLEKGHRKECNHNDWCFLCEFENHVERTRLSSQAFSPMNILSRLPNIGGTLGYGRQEDAHEFMRFSIDTMQSVCLDEFGGEKVVPSNLQETTIIQHIFGGRLQSEVICTKCEKTSNQYESMMDLTVEIHGDAASLEECLDQFTVKEWLDGENMYKCEGCQDYVKAWKRLTVKCAPNILTIALKRFQSGRFGKLNKRVAFPETLNLSPYMSEAGDGSDIYKLYAVVVHIDMLNASFFGHYICYIKDFQGNWYRIDDSKVASVELEEVLSQGAYMLLYRRCNARPSCLQIQTTESSGTVEERTVEVEVEVESSGTVEERTVEVEVEPDQTEQAGCLLNNKALTCSSDCEVSPSDISPELKVSSSYEYESSVELNSEAKRDQSEDTSMIDVESTDIANDISSSAVESSYLPISHAVNNLVDVDMERPLEETSGYAQDQDDTGVAGSCPSSGLPNDFSFLDKHSSVAIDYRNVEEDSDHIDAVKSKLLTAKENTYYGNGYVGANKSAIPHEDAGTLFSGVASFPTEKDIGNGIKKVEITADKLIM; via the exons ATGCTTGTTATCGGCGGTGTATCGTGGGATCTCAATTGGTTCCTTCAATTCATAATCACCGCTCTAGTCATCGCTGTTGGATTGCACACTTTGGTGAAGAACACCGCTTCAAAGTATTTTGAGGTCGACGCCAATTTCGAAGGGGATCATCATCATTCTTCTTCGTCTTCATCTGCCTCAATGCCCAGCGCTGTTAACTCCGTCGAACCTGTATGCGCTGTTTGCTCTTCTCATGCTACCAAAAGGTGTTCGCTTTGTAAAACTGTTCGATATTG CTCAACTGTATGTCAGCAGTTGCATTGGAAATCCGGGCACAGGGCGGATTGCAAAAGTTCTAAAAGTGTCAAATCGGCTCAGAACGGAGCTACTAATGGCGGGTTTAAGGCTTCTGGTGCTGGGGGTAAAGGCTCGAATTTGATTGCTCTGGTGCCTGGTGGTGTTGGTAAAAGCTCGAGGCAAATCAAGCTGCCTAAAGAT GTACTTTTTCCTTATGATGAATTTGTTAAACTGTTTAACTGGGACAAGCCAGGATTTCATCCTTGTGGACTCTTGAATTGTGGAAACAG TTGCTTTGCGAATGTGGTTCTTCAGTGTCTCTCATTCACAAGGCCACTTGTTGCCCACTTGTTGGAGAAGGGCCACCGAAAAGAAT GCAATCATAATGATTGGTGCTTTCTATGTGAATTTGAAAATCATGTTGAAAGAACAAGACTAAGTTCACAGGCATTTTCTCCAATGAATATTCTCTCTCGTTTACCTAATATTGGTGGTACTTTAGGTTATGGAAGACAAGAGGATGCTCACGAGTTCATGAG GTTTTCAATTGATACTATGCAATCTGTTTGCCTTGATGAATTTGGCGGAGAAAAAGTTGTGCCTTCTAACCTTCAGGAGACAACCATTATCCAACACATTTTTGGCGGTCGCCTTCAATCTGAG GTAATTTGCACAAAGTGTGAGAAGACATCAAATCAGTATGAAAGTATGATGGATTTGACAGTTGAAATTCACGGAGATGCTGCCTCGTTGGAGGAATGTCTAGATCAGTTTACTGTCAAAGAATGGCTTGATGGGGAAAATATGTATAAATGTGAGGG GTGTCAGGACTATGTAAAAGCATGGAAGCGTCTTACTGTTAAATGTGCTCCAAATATTCTTACAATTGCCTTGAAAAGATTTCAG AGTGGGAGGTTTGGAAAACTAAACAAGAGAGTAGCCTTCCCTGAGACTTTAAATCTTAGCCCTTATATGAGTGAAGCTGGAGATGGATCTGACATCTATAAGTTATATGCTGTTGTAGTCCATATCGATATGCTAAATGCTTCATTTTTTGGTCATTACATATGCTACATCAAGGATTTCCAGGGAAATTGGTATAGGATTGATGACTCAAAG GTTGCAAGTGTGGAATTGGAGGAGGTACTTTCTCAGGGAGCATACATGCTGCTTTATAGAAG GTGTAATGCTCGACCATCATGCCTTCAAATTCAAACTACAGAATCTTCAGGGACAGTAGAAGAGCGAACAGTGGAagtggaggtggaggtggaatCTTCAGGGACAGTAGAAGAGCGAACAGTGGAAGTGGAAGTTGAACCTGACCAAACTGAACAAGCTGGGTGCCTCCTAAATAATAAGGCTTTGACTTGCAGTAGTGATTGTGAGGTTTCACCATCTGATATTAGTCCAGAGTTGAAGGTTTCTTCCAGCTATGAATACGAGTCTTCCGTTGAATTGAACTCAGAAGCTAAAAGAGATCAGTCTGAGGACACAAGCATGATTGACGTTGAGTCTACTGATATTGCGAATGATATTTCTAGCAGTGCTGTTGAATCATCTTATTTGCCCATTTCTCATGCTGTCAACAATTTGGTGGATGTAGATATGGAAAGACCTCTAGAAGAGACTTCAGGCTATGCACAGGATCAAGATGATACTGGTGTGGCTGGGTCTTGTCCTTCTTCAGGTCTACCTAATGATTTTTCTTTCTTGGATAAGCATTCTTCTGTTGCAATTGATTATCGAAATGTGGAGGAAGATTCAGATCACATCGACGCGGTTAAATCCAAGCTGCTGACAGCCAAAGAGAATACATATTATGGCAATGGATATGTTGGTGCAAATAAATCTGCCATTCCACATGAAGATGCTGGTACTCTATTTTCTGGCGTGGCTTCATTTCCCACTGAAAAGGACATAGGAAATGGAATTAAGAAAGTGGAAATAACAGCTGATAAGTTAATAATGTAG